The sequence CGCGGCGTATTGCCCGTGCCGGCCGACAGACGCTTTTCCAGCCCCGCATGGCAGGCCGATAAACGCCACCTGCTGATGGCCCACGCCTATCTGCTGTCTTCGCGCGTATTGCACCGCATGGTCGAATCGGCCCAAGTCAGCGAGCAGTTGCGCACGCGCCTGCGGTTTTCCATCATGCAGTGGGTCGACGCCCTATCGCCGGCCAATTTCCTGGCCTTCAATCCAGACGCGCAGCAATGCATGGTCGAGTCCGCGGGCCGCACTTTGAACGCCGGGCTGGCCAATTTGCTGGCGGATCTCAAGAAAGGCCGCATCACCCAGACCGACGAGAGCCAGTTTGAAATCGGCCGCAATGTGGCCGTCACTCCCGGGGTGGTGGTGTACGAGAACCGCCTGATGCAATTGATCCAGTACTCGCCGCAAACCGCCAAGGTATTCGCGCGCCCGCTGGTAGTGGTGCCGCCCAATATCAACAAGTTTTACATCCTGGACCTGCAGCCCGAGAACTCGTTCGTGCGCCATGCTGTCGAGGCCGGCCATACGGTATTCATCGTGTCATGGCGCAACCCTCTGGCCTCCGACAGCGACGGCGTGGATACCGCCACCTGGAGTGACTATCTTGACGAGGCGGTTCTCAAAGCCTTGTCGGTGGCCGGCGAGATCACGGGCCAGAAACAGGTCAACGCCTTGGGTTTTTGCGTCGGCGGCACGATGCTGGCCGCGGCCTTGGCGTTGGCGGATGCGCGCGGTCAGCAACCCGTCGCCTCGTTGACCTTGCTGACCTCCCTGCTCGATTTTCATGACACGGGAGTGCTGAAGGTTTTCGTCGACGAAGGGCATGCGTTGCTGCGCGATCAGCAATTAGGGCAGGGCGGTCTCATGCCGGCACGTGATCTGGCCACTACGTTTTCCTTTCTGCGGCCCAATGAGCTGGTCTGGAATTACGTGGTGGGAAACTACCTCAAGGGTCAGGCGCCACCGGCCTTCGATCTGCTGTTCTGGAATGCGGATAGCACCAATCTGCCCGGCCCTTTTTTCTCTTGGTATTTCCGCAATACCTATCTCGAGAACAATCTGAAGGTGCCTGGCCTGGCGCAGGCTGCCGACACGCCGCTTGATCTGACGCGGCTGGCCATGCCGGCGTATGTGTACGGGTCGCGCGAGGATCACATCGTGCCCTGGCAGTCCGCCTACGCCACCACTCAGTTGCTGCGCGGCCCCATGCGGTTTGTGCTGGGCGCCTCGGGGCATATTGCCGGAGTCATCAACCCGCCGGCCAAGAAACGCCGCAGCTTTTGGCGGGCGAATCCGACGCTGCCTTGCCGGGCGATCCCAACGCTTGGCTGGCCGATGCGAGCGAGCAGCCTGGCAGCTGGTGGCCCGATTGGACGCAATGGCTGGCCGAACACGCAGGCAAGCCGATTGCTGCACCGCGCACCCTGGGGAGTAAAAAATACGCACCCATAGAGCCGGCGCCTGGCAGATACGTCAAAGTCAGGGCTGTCTGAAAACAGCCTATTTCATTCTAAGCTTGCGTCGATACAGGAGGAAGTCAATATGAGCGGAAAACTGGCATACGTGACCGGTGGGATGGGCGGCATTGGAACCGCCATTTGCCAGCGCCTGGCCAAGGATGGCTTCCGTGTGGTGGCCGGCTGCGGGCCCAGCCGCAACTACCAGCAGTGGCTGGATGAGCAGGCCGCCCAGGGTTTCACGTTTTATGCATCGGTGGGCAATGTTTCGGATTGGGACTCCACGGTCGAGGCATTCAACCGGATCAAATCGGAGCTCGGCGAGGTAGACATCCTGGTCAACAACGCGGGTATCACTCGCGACGGTCTTTTCCGCAAAATGACTGTCGACGACTGGCGCGCGGTGATCGACACCAATCTGAATAGCCTCTTCAACGTCACCAAGCAGGTGATGGACGCCATGGTGGACCGGCAGTGGGGGCGCATCATCAACATCAGCTCTGTCAACGGGCAGAAGGGCCAATTCGGTCAGACCAATTACTCCACGGCCAAGGCGGGTATCCATGGTTTCACCATGGCCCTGGCGCAGGAAGTCGCCAGCAAGGGGATCACCGTCAACACGATCTCGCCGGGCTATATCGGAACCGACATGGTGCGCGCGATCCGGCCAGATATGCTGGAGAAAATCGTGGCCACGATTCCAGTGCGCCGGCTGGGTACTCCAGAAGAAATCGCCTCGATGTGCTCCTGGCTGGCTTCGGATGAATCAGGTTTTGCCACGGGCGCGGATTTCTCGCTCAACGGTGGTTTGCATATGGGGTGATATCCCCCAGGCGCCAGGCAGGCCCTGCCTGCCTGGCAAAGCACGTAAAATCGTCAAGAATTAAAGAGATCTCCCGATCTCGGGGACAGCCATGACGCAAGCTCAATCCGACGCGCCGCAACGTCTGATCAAAAAATATCCCAATCGCCGCTTGTACGACACGCAGACCAGCAGCTACATCACGCTTGCCGATGTCAAGCAACTGGTGCTTGCCGATGAAGCCTTCCAGGTGGTCGACGCAAAAAGTGGCGAGGAACTCACGCGCAGCATCCTGCTGCAGATCATTCTCGAAGAAGAAAGTGGCGGGATGCCGATGTTTTCGTCGACCATGCTGTCGCAAATCATCCGCTTCTACGGGCATGCCATGCAGGGCATCATGGGCAACTATCTGGAGAAGAACATCCAGGCCTTCATGGAAATCCAGCAGCGCATGGCCGAGCAGTCCAAGGGGTTGTATGGCAGCCAGTTTGGTCCGGAAGCCTGGACACAGTTCATGAACGTGCAGACGCCCATGCTGCAGAAGATGATGAATAACTATATTGACCAAAGCAAAAATCTGTTCGTGCAAATGCAGGATCAGATGCAGGATCAAACGCGGGCCATGTTCGCGAATTTTCCTTTTCAACCGGGGCAGGGCCCCGGACGTAAATAGATTGGGTTGATAGTTTTTTTGTAAGAAAGCGCCTTTATGGCGCTTTCTTGCTTTCGAGCGGCCCGATGGGGGGGGGTGCTTTAAGGTTTGTGTCAGCTCTCTGCCGCTACATTAATGAAAACGGTTCTTGTTTGTGTTTTTGCAAGTTGATACTTACCCGAGGATAAGCTCAATGTTGAAAAAAGCGTTCTGGCTCGCTGCGGCCGCGATGACTGTCTCCGGGGCTGCGACAGCCGCCGAGTATCCGATTGGCAAGCCGGTCGAGAAGGGCGGGATGGAAATTGGCGCAGTTTATCTGCAGCCGGTCGAAATGGATCCTCCGGGTGTGATGCGCGCGGCCAAGGATTCCGACATTCACCTCGAAGCCGACATCCATGCGCTGGCCAACAATGCCACCGGTTTCCCCGAAGGCGAGTGGATGCCTTACCTGGTGGTTAATTTCGAGATTCAGAAAGTCGGCAGCCAGAATGTCCAAAAAGGGCACCTGATGCCGATGGTCGCCAACGATGGCCCTCATTATGGCGACAACGTCAAACTCGAAGGTCCGGGCAAGTACAAGCTCAAGTACACCATTCAGCCGCCGACGGCCGACAAAATGTCGCATTTCGGTCGCCACGTCGACAAGGAAACCGGCGTGGGTCCGTGGTTTGAGCCGTTCGAGCTCGAATATGAGTTCGTCTATGCCGGCACCGGTAAGAAGGGCGGGTACTAATCGTGCGAGCGTTGTGGGCGTTACTGCTGGCGTTGATGCTCTGGATGCCCGCGCATGCGGACGAGTTGCCGACTTTTACGCTCACCTTCAAGCCCGACGGCACGTTCGAGCCGGCCAGGCTTGAAGTGCCGGCCGGTCGCTTCAAGATCGAACTGATCAATGAAAGCAATGAGCCGGTGGAGTTCGAGTCCATCCCGCTGCGCAAGGAAAAGGTGCTGGGCCCTGGGGTGAAGTCCTTCGTGGTCATTACCATTTCACGCCCTGGCGAGTATCCCTTTTTCGATGATTTCCACCAGAACGTGAAAGGCACGCTGGTGGTCAAGCCCAAGGAGTAACCGGGCCCTTATGGAACAGGTTGCATTTATTGTCTGGCGCGAGAGCGTCGAAGCCCTGCTTGTCGTGGGCATTCTTTATTCGTGGTTGCGCGCGACCCCGGAGGGGCGCCGTGGCATGCCTTATCTGTGGGGCGGTGTGGCAGCCGGCTTAGGGCTGGCCCTGTTGCTGGCGCTGGTTCTGCTGGGCGTATCCGAATGGCTGACCGATAGCGGGCAAGAGTGGTTCCAGGCAGGTATGTCGCTGGTGGCCTGCGTACTGGTCGTGCAGATGGTCATCTGGATGAAGCGCCACGGGCGCACCCTCAAGCGCGAGCTCGAGGGCGGTGCCAGACAGTCCGTCGCCAATGACAATTGGTGGGGCTTGCTCATACTGGTTATGATTGCGGTGGCTCGCGAAGGCAGCGAGACCGTGGTGTTCCTATATGGCACCGTGTCGGCCGCTCAGGATGGGGCAGCCCGTTCATGCTGGCCTTGGCCGGAGTGGGTGGCTTTCTTGTCGCGTTGCTGACGTTCTGGCTTTTGCAATTGGGTGGCAAGCTGATTACCTGGCGGCGGTTTTTCCGCATTACGGAAGTATTGCTGCTGTTGTTGGCCGGTTCGCTCTTGGTCGGTGGCCTGGATCATTTGATTTCGTTGGATGTGCTGCCCACTATCGTCGATCCGGTGTGGGACAGCTCATGGCTGCTCGATGACAGCAGCGGTGTGGGCAAGATTCTGGCCGACTTTGCAGGGTATCGCGCCTTCCCGGCTTTGATTTCAGTGCTGCTGTGGTTGGCTTATTGGTTGGTGGTTTGGCTATTTTTGCGCCGTGCCGACGGTCAGGCTCAAGCAGCACAAGTGACGGCTCGCTCATAAGGTGGCCGACGAGGTTTAGTAATGGCTTCTGCACTCGGGCGGAGCACCGCCCGCTTTACTGGTTTTCTTCGCGATCATGCCCCGCTGCTACGCAAGCTGCAGTGGGGCATTGTCGCGATATATGCCTTTCTTTTGATCGTCCCGGTGTTTTTGCCTTTGCCGGACAACACGGCATCGGTCTTCAATAACCTCACGGTGCTGGCGCAGTTCGCTTTCTGGGGCATCTGGTGGCCGTTCGTGCTGGTGTCCATGCCATTGCTGGGACGCGCCTGGTGTGGCTGGTTTTGCCCCGAGGGCATGCTCACCGAATGGGCCAGCGAGCGTGGCCAGGGGCATGCCATCCCCAAGTGGATGCGCTGGGGCGGCTGGCCTTTCGTGGCCTTTGCGCTGACCACGGTCTATGGCCAATTGGTCAGCGTCTATCAGTACCCACTGGCCGTGCTGGCGGTTCTGGGCGGTTCGACGGTGGCGGCCATGATCGTCGGCTACCGCTACGGGCATAGCAAACGGGTCTGGTGCAAGTATCTCTGTCCGGTCAACGGGGTATTCAACTTGCTGGCCAAGTTGGCACCCTGGCACTACAAGGTCAGCGAAGAGGCATGGCGCCACCCGGTTATTCGCATCGAGCCGATCAACTGTGCCCCGCTCGTGCCCCTGCGGCACATGAAAGGCGCCGGTGATTGCCATATGTGCGGCCGATGTAGCGATTACCGCGGCGCGATCGCGCTGACCCCGCGCTCGCCCGAGGAAGAAATCGTCGATGTGGCTCATGGCGATGGCTGGCAGACCATTCTGATCTGTTTTGGCCTGATGGGTGTAGCCATTGGCGCCTTCCTCTGGAGCGCCAGCCCCTGGTTCGTGACGTTCAAGCAATGGGCGGCGACCTTGCTGGTCGAGCATGACATCACTTGGCCGTTGGTCGACAATGCGCCCTGGTTCATTCTGACGCATTACCCTGAGGTCAATGACAGCTTTTCCTGGCTCGACGGGCTGGGTATTCTGGTGTTTGTGGGCGCAGCGGTGCTGTGTGTGGGCGGAGCGGCATTTCTGGGCCTGTGGCTGGCTGATCGTATCAGCCCGCTGGCGCCGCGTGGCCCAGGGCTCGCAGGCGTGCATAAGCTGGCGCAGTCCCTGATTCCTTCTGCGGGCATCGGCGTGTTTCTGGGGCTGTCAGCCACCACGGTGACCCTGTTGCAGCATGAGGGCGTGCGAACGGGTTGGGTGGCGCCGTTGCGGTTTACCTTGCTGACGCTGGCGGTACTCTGGTCTTTGCGCCTGGCCGCCAGGGTCTTGGGGCAGCGCCCCGGCGGTGCCCTGCGCCATGTCCTGTCCTGGTTACTGGTGGGAGCCGGCCTGGTACCCTTTTGCTTGGCCTGGTGGCTGTTCTTCGTGGCCTGGTAAAAAACACGCGCGTCTGTACCTGTCGCGCTTTGCAGGTGCAGGGCTATATTGTGGGTCCTCTCCCCAGCCTTCGGCCGCGCCGCCATCATGCCTGATTATCGATATCGCCTTGTCAATGTGTTCGCCGATTCGGTGTTCGGCGGCAACCCGCTTTGCGTCTTTGAGGATGCCCGCGGCATGTCGCGGGAGGTCATGCGTGACCTTGCGCTGCAGTTCAACCTTTCCGAGACCACCTTTGTCCTGGATCGGACGCAGCCGGGCGTGGCTGAAGTCTGCATCATGACGCCGACCCACGAGATGGCTTTTGCCGGCCATCCCTCGCTGGGCACGGCGCACGTTTTACGTGAACTGGGCCAGGCGAGCGACGATACGGTGGTGTTGTCCCTGCCGGCGGGTAAAGTGCCCGTCGTGGCTCAGGGGGATGTATGGACGCTGGTTGCGCCATCGACCGGTGCGCCTGGCTTGCGGCGAGCAGGCGTCAGCCGCGCCGACGTTGCCGCTTTTCTGGGTTTGTCCGTCGAGGACCTTGCCGGCGACCCGGTTTGGGTGGACACGGGCATTGAGCAATGCGTTGTGCCCTTGGTGTCGCCGGAAGCCGTCAAACGGGCTGCGCCGCGCGACTGCCTGCAGTGGGAGGACAGCCGTGATGGGCGACGGGTTCTCTATGCCTTTGCATTTGCCGGCCAGCAGCGCGCGGGTCGTGAGGTCGTTTGCGCGCGCTATTTCAGCGCTCGTGGAGCCGGGGTGGTAGAAGATCCGGGCACCGGCTCGGCTTGCGCCAATCTAGGCGGGTGGTTGCAGAGCCAGGGCCGTGAGGTGGCGGGCGGGGTGCTAGTCGAGCAGGGCGACCTCGTGCGACGCCCCTGCCGGCTGTTTCTGGATGTTGATCCCCAGGGCGGGCAGATTCGCGTGGGTGGGCAGGTCCGCACGTTAGGCGGCGGCACCATTCATCTGCCCTGAACGCGGCGTGCTGACGCCAGAGGCAACGGCCCCGCTCAGCGGGCGGCCTGCACGGGGGCCTTTTGCGGAACGCTTGCGCCGGGACTGACGTCGTGAGCAAAAAAAACCGGGCTCTGACAGAGCCCGGAAAATCCGGCGATCAATCGTGCGACTGATGCGCGGCGCTTACTTGGCCTTGGCGGGATCAACCTTCACGTTGTTTTGGACTTGCTTGACGTCTTCGACCCCTCGGGTCACGACGGCAGCTTTGTCCGCCTGGGCTGCCGTGCCCACGGTGCCGCTCAGGGTGACTACCCCGCTATTGGTTTCAACGGCGACATCCAGCGCGCTCAGATCCTTGTCGCCTACCAATGCCGCCTTCACCTTGCCGGTGATAGCGGTGTCGCTGGCGTACTCGCCCACCGATTGCTTGGGCTTGTGATCGTCGGCGGCGTGAGCCACGGTGGCGAAGGCCGCAGTAGTGCCAAGGGCGATAGCTGCAAACAGTTGTTGAGTTTTCATAGTCGATCTCCCACTAGTTATGGTGCTTGGGGACGCTCAATTTTTAGGTTCATCGAGGAATACCGGGGAATGCAGACCGGATCTTGAGGAAGAAGTACTCCTGATCGCGGTAGCCGTAGGCGCGGCGCTTGATGACTTTGATGGTGTTGTTGATGCCCTCGACGATGCTGGTGTTGAGCCGGTGGCGACAGCGAGACAGAATCCCGTGCAGATAGGCTTTTAGCTTGAGCGCGAAGTGAGCCAAGGCGGCGATGCCGCTGCCCTGAGCCTGTTGCAGCCAGTGATCCCATGCCTGGCGGGCGTAGCCGGGGTGTTGGTAGAACCACAGCTGTTTGAGCTCATCGCGCATCAGATAAGCGGTGAGCAAGGGCTGGTTGGCCTGGAGCAACTCGTCCAACTTTACCGATTGGCACGGATCGAGGTTTTTGCGATTGCGCAGCAGTAGCCAGCGACTGGACTTGATCACCCGGCGGGCCGGCTTGTCGTGCCGCAACTGGTTCGCTTGGTCTACACGCACCCGGTCTATCACTTCACGGCCGTACTTGGCCACGACGTGGAACAGGTCGTAGACGATCTCGGCGTTGGGGCAGTTGGCCTGGATCTCCAGCTCATAGGCCGTCGTCATGTCGATCGCTACGGCCCGGATCTGCTGGGCAACCCCAGTTGGCAGTTGTTCGAAGAAGGCTCTGGCCGTCTCGCGCGAGCGGCCATCACCGATCCATAGCACCTGACGGCGGATCGGATCGACAACGACCGTGGCATAACGATGGCC comes from Bordetella holmesii ATCC 51541 and encodes:
- the phbC gene encoding poly-beta-hydroxybutyrate polymerase, with product MSVAPDTLADIQAEFSREWLRICDEAQRGVLPVPADRRFSSPAWQADKRHLLMAHAYLLSSRVLHRMVESAQVSEQLRTRLRFSIMQWVDALSPANFLAFNPDAQQCMVESAGRTLNAGLANLLADLKKGRITQTDESQFEIGRNVAVTPGVVVYENRLMQLIQYSPQTAKVFARPLVVVPPNINKFYILDLQPENSFVRHAVEAGHTVFIVSWRNPLASDSDGVDTATWSDYLDEAVLKALSVAGEITGQKQVNALGFCVGGTMLAAALALADARGQQPVASLTLLTSLLDFHDTGVLKVFVDEGHALLRDQQLGQGGLMPARDLATTFSFLRPNELVWNYVVGNYLKGQAPPAFDLLFWNADSTNLPGPFFSWYFRNTYLENNLKVPGLAQAADTPLDLTRLAMPAYVYGSREDHIVPWQSAYATTQLLRGPMRFVLGASGHIAGVINPPAKKRRSFWRANPTLPCRAIPTLGWPMRASSLAAGGPIGRNGWPNTQASRLLHRAPWGVKNTHP
- a CDS encoding acetoacetyl-CoA reductase gives rise to the protein MSGKLAYVTGGMGGIGTAICQRLAKDGFRVVAGCGPSRNYQQWLDEQAAQGFTFYASVGNVSDWDSTVEAFNRIKSELGEVDILVNNAGITRDGLFRKMTVDDWRAVIDTNLNSLFNVTKQVMDAMVDRQWGRIINISSVNGQKGQFGQTNYSTAKAGIHGFTMALAQEVASKGITVNTISPGYIGTDMVRAIRPDMLEKIVATIPVRRLGTPEEIASMCSWLASDESGFATGADFSLNGGLHMG
- the phaR gene encoding polyhydroxyalkanoate synthesis repressor PhaR, whose protein sequence is MTQAQSDAPQRLIKKYPNRRLYDTQTSSYITLADVKQLVLADEAFQVVDAKSGEELTRSILLQIILEEESGGMPMFSSTMLSQIIRFYGHAMQGIMGNYLEKNIQAFMEIQQRMAEQSKGLYGSQFGPEAWTQFMNVQTPMLQKMMNNYIDQSKNLFVQMQDQMQDQTRAMFANFPFQPGQGPGRK
- a CDS encoding fe2+ transport family protein; the encoded protein is MLKKAFWLAAAAMTVSGAATAAEYPIGKPVEKGGMEIGAVYLQPVEMDPPGVMRAAKDSDIHLEADIHALANNATGFPEGEWMPYLVVNFEIQKVGSQNVQKGHLMPMVANDGPHYGDNVKLEGPGKYKLKYTIQPPTADKMSHFGRHVDKETGVGPWFEPFELEYEFVYAGTGKKGGY
- a CDS encoding cupredoxin-like domain protein — encoded protein: MPAHADELPTFTLTFKPDGTFEPARLEVPAGRFKIELINESNEPVEFESIPLRKEKVLGPGVKSFVVITISRPGEYPFFDDFHQNVKGTLVVKPKE
- a CDS encoding iron permease FTR1 family protein; this translates as MEQVAFIVWRESVEALLVVGILYSWLRATPEGRRGMPYLWGGVAAGLGLALLLALVLLGVSEWLTDSGQEWFQAGMSLVACVLVVQMVIWMKRHGRTLKRELEGGARQSVANDNWWGLLILVMIAVAREGSETVVFLYGTVSAAQDGAARSCWPWPEWVAFLSRC
- a CDS encoding putative permease, which produces MLALAGVGGFLVALLTFWLLQLGGKLITWRRFFRITEVLLLLLAGSLLVGGLDHLISLDVLPTIVDPVWDSSWLLDDSSGVGKILADFAGYRAFPALISVLLWLAYWLVVWLFLRRADGQAQAAQVTARS
- a CDS encoding 4Fe-4S binding domain protein; the protein is MFLPLPDNTASVFNNLTVLAQFAFWGIWWPFVLVSMPLLGRAWCGWFCPEGMLTEWASERGQGHAIPKWMRWGGWPFVAFALTTVYGQLVSVYQYPLAVLAVLGGSTVAAMIVGYRYGHSKRVWCKYLCPVNGVFNLLAKLAPWHYKVSEEAWRHPVIRIEPINCAPLVPLRHMKGAGDCHMCGRCSDYRGAIALTPRSPEEEIVDVAHGDGWQTILICFGLMGVAIGAFLWSASPWFVTFKQWAATLLVEHDITWPLVDNAPWFILTHYPEVNDSFSWLDGLGILVFVGAAVLCVGGAAFLGLWLADRISPLAPRGPGLAGVHKLAQSLIPSAGIGVFLGLSATTVTLLQHEGVRTGWVAPLRFTLLTLAVLWSLRLAARVLGQRPGGALRHVLSWLLVGAGLVPFCLAWWLFFVAW
- a CDS encoding phenazine biosynthesis, PhzF family protein gives rise to the protein MPDYRYRLVNVFADSVFGGNPLCVFEDARGMSREVMRDLALQFNLSETTFVLDRTQPGVAEVCIMTPTHEMAFAGHPSLGTAHVLRELGQASDDTVVLSLPAGKVPVVAQGDVWTLVAPSTGAPGLRRAGVSRADVAAFLGLSVEDLAGDPVWVDTGIEQCVVPLVSPEAVKRAAPRDCLQWEDSRDGRRVLYAFAFAGQQRAGREVVCARYFSARGAGVVEDPGTGSACANLGGWLQSQGREVAGGVLVEQGDLVRRPCRLFLDVDPQGGQIRVGGQVRTLGGGTIHLP
- a CDS encoding BON domain protein produces the protein MKTQQLFAAIALGTTAAFATVAHAADDHKPKQSVGEYASDTAITGKVKAALVGDKDLSALDVAVETNSGVVTLSGTVGTAAQADKAAVVTRGVEDVKQVQNNVKVDPAKAK
- a CDS encoding transposase family protein — encoded protein: MLDRKTIERLGGWEGYRVERVVWPEGESRTVTIYLKPSARTMHCEHCGNRCRQVHETTTRRVRDLPLMALRVTLVVPRRRVWCEQCGGPHLERLSWLGRYQRVTDRLAEAVSQLLESSNILAVARFFQLGWHTVKALDKALLRRAIQEPDWSQIHYLAMDEFALHKGHRYATVVVDPIRRQVLWIGDGRSRETARAFFEQLPTGVAQQIRAVAIDMTTAYELEIQANCPNAEIVYDLFHVVAKYGREVIDRVRVDQANQLRHDKPARRVIKSSRWLLLRNRKNLDPCQSVKLDELLQANQPLLTAYLMRDELKQLWFYQHPGYARQAWDHWLQQAQGSGIAALAHFALKLKAYLHGILSRCRHRLNTSIVEGINNTIKVIKRRAYGYRDQEYFFLKIRSAFPGIPR